A region of Streptomyces sp. WMMC500 DNA encodes the following proteins:
- a CDS encoding TetR/AcrR family transcriptional regulator gives MAVKGAQTRARLVDAARTLIEARGYHGTGLNDVIAAGSAPRGSLYHHFPGGKEQLTAEALAVSGREVTGVIAELADSAPDTRSLMESVLSALADRMEEAAYAKGCPVATVALEVSAANDVLRQVCADVYDGWQRVLADRLIADGRPAADAEDLACALLALTEGALVLSRARRSREPMEQVRRTARVLLSG, from the coding sequence ATGGCGGTCAAGGGGGCACAGACGCGGGCGCGGCTGGTCGACGCGGCGCGTACGCTGATCGAGGCGCGGGGCTATCACGGTACGGGCCTGAACGACGTGATCGCGGCGGGCAGTGCCCCGCGCGGCTCGCTGTACCACCACTTCCCCGGCGGCAAGGAGCAGTTGACCGCCGAGGCCCTCGCCGTCTCCGGCCGGGAGGTCACCGGCGTGATCGCCGAGCTCGCGGACAGCGCCCCCGACACCCGATCACTGATGGAGTCGGTGCTCTCCGCGCTGGCCGACCGGATGGAGGAGGCGGCGTACGCCAAGGGCTGCCCGGTCGCGACCGTCGCCCTGGAGGTCAGCGCCGCCAACGACGTACTGCGGCAGGTGTGCGCGGACGTCTACGACGGGTGGCAGCGCGTGCTCGCCGACCGGCTGATCGCGGACGGGCGCCCTGCGGCCGACGCCGAGGACCTGGCCTGCGCGCTGCTCGCCCTGACGGAAGGGGCGTTGGTCCTGTCCCGCGCCCGGCGCAGCCGGGAGCCGATGGAGCAGGTCCGGCGCACCGCGAGGGTGCTGCTGAGCGGCTGA
- a CDS encoding alpha/beta fold hydrolase → MVTEPDTLVVGATGLIGRWLTAELLTRGRSVAATVRGTPARDGELRDWLREHEVDDRALTVLDADVTRPDLALAPDAARRLTSVRDVYNTAALFRFALGRDEARRANVDGALHVLHHAARLPRLRRLVHVSGYRVSGAEPLPHPAPEGRLARLYRHYGAYEASKHEADAALRAEAAASAVPLTLVNPATVIGHARTGEAGQHLGLADMVEKLWTGRLPALAGTRDTFVPVVTVDHLARFMAAVPAHDREPLHAHWVLDPATPELPELIALLARHLGVRAPRAALPVGLVRRLPRALTRTEPETLTFLSDDRYDTASADALAEAAGLSHPPVADALCRWADRLVAERFGAARPPLPGGMTSAAGTRTYVAGDRRHAGYVLLHGLPLNAETWQGVLPELDGTALLADLPGLGRSAPPPTPAAPTPGAGTCDAVAWLADLLAPLESRPVLVAHSAAAAPALRYAHAHPHRIGALVLVSPYFLQPRPGPHLRTSALTGPLLRSLSTRRLGSALLGAAPRDPDTPGRRALDDAVAHLRRPGAARRAARWLARAQRPAERAELRALTVGCPVPVRLVVGEHDPPTESTPDVPVTVVPGAGHHPQLSHPAQVAAAIRAGVPAG, encoded by the coding sequence ATGGTCACCGAACCCGACACCCTCGTCGTCGGCGCGACCGGCCTCATCGGCCGCTGGCTGACCGCCGAACTGCTCACCCGGGGGCGGTCGGTCGCCGCCACCGTCCGGGGCACACCGGCCCGCGATGGCGAACTGCGCGACTGGCTGCGCGAGCACGAGGTCGACGACCGGGCCCTGACGGTCCTCGATGCCGACGTCACCCGCCCCGATCTCGCCCTCGCCCCCGACGCCGCCCGGCGGCTGACCTCCGTACGGGACGTCTACAACACCGCCGCCCTCTTCCGCTTCGCCCTCGGCCGCGACGAAGCCCGCCGCGCGAACGTCGACGGCGCCCTCCACGTGCTCCACCACGCCGCCCGCCTCCCCCGGCTGCGCCGCCTCGTCCACGTCTCCGGATACCGCGTCAGCGGTGCGGAACCGCTCCCCCACCCGGCCCCCGAGGGCCGACTCGCGCGCCTCTACCGCCACTACGGCGCGTACGAGGCGTCCAAGCACGAGGCCGACGCCGCCCTGCGCGCGGAGGCCGCGGCCTCCGCGGTCCCCCTGACGCTCGTCAACCCCGCCACCGTGATCGGGCATGCGCGCACGGGGGAGGCGGGACAGCACCTCGGCCTGGCCGACATGGTGGAGAAGCTCTGGACGGGCCGGCTGCCGGCCCTGGCCGGCACCCGGGACACCTTCGTGCCCGTCGTCACGGTCGACCACCTCGCCCGGTTCATGGCCGCCGTACCCGCACACGACCGCGAACCGCTCCACGCCCACTGGGTCCTCGACCCGGCCACGCCCGAACTCCCGGAGCTGATCGCGCTGCTGGCCCGGCACCTCGGCGTCCGCGCCCCGCGCGCCGCCCTGCCCGTGGGGCTGGTACGCCGGCTGCCCCGGGCACTGACCCGCACCGAGCCCGAGACGCTGACCTTCCTGTCCGACGACCGGTACGACACCGCGTCCGCCGACGCGCTCGCCGAAGCCGCCGGGCTGAGCCACCCGCCCGTCGCCGACGCCCTGTGCCGCTGGGCGGACCGGCTCGTCGCGGAGCGGTTCGGCGCCGCCCGGCCTCCGCTGCCCGGCGGAATGACCTCCGCGGCCGGCACCCGCACCTACGTCGCCGGCGACCGCCGGCACGCCGGCTACGTCCTGCTCCACGGCCTGCCACTGAACGCCGAGACCTGGCAGGGCGTCCTGCCAGAACTGGACGGCACCGCCCTGCTGGCGGACCTGCCGGGGCTCGGCCGCTCCGCTCCCCCGCCGACTCCGGCCGCGCCCACCCCCGGTGCGGGCACCTGCGACGCCGTCGCCTGGCTCGCCGATCTGCTGGCCCCGCTGGAGAGCCGGCCCGTACTCGTCGCCCACTCGGCCGCCGCCGCACCCGCCCTGCGCTACGCGCACGCCCACCCCCACCGGATCGGCGCGCTGGTCCTCGTCTCCCCCTACTTCCTCCAGCCCCGCCCCGGGCCGCACCTGCGCACCTCGGCCCTGACGGGCCCGCTGCTGCGCTCCCTGTCCACCCGGCGGCTCGGCAGCGCGCTCCTCGGCGCCGCGCCGCGCGACCCGGACACCCCGGGGCGGCGCGCGCTGGACGACGCCGTCGCCCACCTGCGCCGCCCCGGCGCCGCGCGGCGCGCCGCCCGGTGGCTCGCCCGGGCGCAACGCCCCGCCGAGCGCGCCGAACTGCGGGCACTCACGGTCGGCTGCCCGGTGCCGGTGCGGCTGGTGGTGGGCGAGCACGACCCGCCCACGGAGTCCACCCCGGACGTCCCCGTGACGGTCGTCCCCGGCGCGGGCCACCACCCGCAGCTCAGTCATCCCGCGCAGGTGGCCGCGGCCATCCGGGCGGGAGTCCCGGCGGGCTGA
- a CDS encoding pyridoxamine 5'-phosphate oxidase family protein yields MSDSEPDAVLGPFSSPGARATPWASALAVLGEAEVCWLTTVRPDGRPHVTPLLAAWSLGGVCFTTGAGERKARNLERNPHCVLTTGTNTLTGTDVVIEGVASVVDEPSERVRAVGDFERKYGAHLTEPEGAWYRMGEAVIAGDVRLYRVAPAVGFAFGKLPVSSQTRYTWPSR; encoded by the coding sequence ATGTCGGACAGCGAACCCGATGCCGTGCTGGGGCCGTTCTCGTCCCCGGGCGCGCGAGCGACACCGTGGGCGTCGGCCCTGGCGGTCCTCGGTGAGGCCGAGGTGTGCTGGCTTACCACGGTGCGGCCCGACGGGCGGCCCCACGTGACGCCGTTGTTGGCGGCCTGGAGTCTGGGCGGCGTGTGCTTCACCACGGGCGCCGGGGAGCGCAAGGCGCGTAACCTCGAACGGAATCCCCACTGTGTGCTGACGACCGGTACGAACACCCTGACCGGCACGGACGTCGTCATCGAGGGGGTCGCCTCCGTGGTGGACGAGCCCTCCGAGCGGGTACGGGCCGTCGGGGACTTCGAGCGGAAGTACGGCGCGCATCTCACCGAACCCGAGGGCGCCTGGTATCGGATGGGCGAGGCGGTCATCGCCGGGGACGTGAGGCTGTACCGCGTCGCACCGGCGGTCGGATTCGCGTTCGGCAAGCTGCCGGTGTCCAGCCAGACCCGCTACACGTGGCCGAGCCGGTGA